A window of Bos taurus isolate L1 Dominette 01449 registration number 42190680 breed Hereford chromosome 8, ARS-UCD2.0, whole genome shotgun sequence contains these coding sequences:
- the LOC107132697 gene encoding translation initiation factor IF-2, which yields MTSPVTRCSPRQSACAAAVPGNKSRGGLLSFALLPARLFFGYSPRRPPASAHDRELAGSREAAGCEVPVAAEAPRPALRSFNPRRGARDDDKAGKVRRARREAAWHAQCSRLWVFSEVAQTLLGRRVYSAEGNPAAARCSSRPGRIQAPRPARTRPAPPARPLRTLSQSLSVDPLSFLLFVCLSSKGAPARSKSRRRLSCRGQAEVPVGGAVPARSCEGGSGAVGCLGDAGHRVPAAAAAAAAPAAAAPAAAAPAAAAARASRAGYINTRFHTPELTSAGPAQHRAGGGRERGAGRGREPVWWRGVGGRPSSANRLRRAQRGVLTRSLPRAYGSAAPDRPSHPVPLSSPTPLASISAVSPVSPPIHPHHSSASRVLPGSVRNCSWRSRGMPKPANGKQRDAEIGTVDGK from the exons ATGACGAGCCCGGTGACTCGGTGCTCCCCTCGGCAATCCGCGTGCGCCGCAGCGGTCCCGGGCAACAAATCCAGAGGAGGACTGCTCTCCTTTGCTCTTCTCCCGGCCCGCCTCTTCTTCGGGTATTCCCCGAGGCGCCCGCCGGCGAG CGCTCACGACCGGGAGCTCGCAGGCTCCCGTGAGGCGGCGGGGTGCGAGGTCCCGGTGGCAGCGGAGGCTCCCCGCCCCGCGCTCCGCAGCTTTAACCCGAGACGAGGAGCGCGGGATGACGACAAGGCGGGGAAAGTGCGGAGGGCGCGCCGGGAGGCGGCTTGGCACGCCCAGTGCAGCCGGCTCTGGGTGTTCTCCGAGGTTGCACAAACCCTCCTGGGCCGACGGGTCTACTCCGCCGAGGGCAATCCCGCAGCCGCCcgctgctcctccagacctgggCGCATCCAGGCGCCGCGGCCCGCGCGCACTCGTCCTGCACCGCCGGCCAGACCTCTCCGGACCCTTTCTCAGAGCCTCTCTGTTGatcccctttctttccttctcttcgtCTGCCTCTCCTCAAAGGGCGCTCCAGCCCGCTCCAAA TCGCGGAGGCGGTTAAGTTGCCGAGGGCAGGCGGAGGTCCCGGTTGGTGGCGCGGTTCCCGCCCGGTCCTGCGAAGGCGGGAGTGGCGCAGTCGGCTGCCTCGGGGACGCAGGACACAGGGtacccgccgccgccgccgccgccgccgctcctgCAGCCGCCGCTCCTGCAGCCGCCGCTCCAGCCGCTGCCGCCGCCCGCGCCTCTCGCGCCGGTTACATTAACACGCGGTTTCACACTCCGGAGCTAACCAGCGCCGGCCCCGCCCAGCACCGCGCGGGCGGGGGGCGCGAGCGCGGAGCCGGCAGGGGACGTGAGCCTGTctggtggaggggggtggggggaaggcccTCGTCAGCCAATCGCTTACGGCGCGCCCAACGTGGGGTGCTGACGAGAAGCCTCCCCAGAGCCTATGGCAGCGCGGCACCGGACAGGCCGTCTCACCCGgtccccctctcctctcccaccccactTGCTTCCATCTCCGCCGTCTCCCCCGtctcccctcccatccacccCCACCACTCCTCCGCCAGCCGCGTCCTCCCGGGCTCGGTGAGGAACTGTTCCTGGAGGAGCCGCGGGATGCCGAAACCAGCCAATGGGAAGCAGCGAGACGCGGAGATTGGCACGGTGGATGGGAAG